A genomic segment from Zerene cesonia ecotype Mississippi chromosome 7, Zerene_cesonia_1.1, whole genome shotgun sequence encodes:
- the LOC119840637 gene encoding beta-1,3-glucan-binding protein-like codes for MGRITFLLVSTFLYYVQAAQYTVPPATLEAIYPRGLRVTVPDDGFSLFAFHGKLNEEMEGLEAGQWSRDILKPKNGKWIFRDRSAKLNIGDKIYFWTYVIKDGLGYRQDNGEWTVTGYVTEDGTPVDPNTVPLPTPGPTVIPASGTTPPAPPPPTQPPSCKRSASAVHGRMGVCTGQLLFSEEFDKPSVKDLGNWEVEVKFPEGPDYPFNLYLPDSLKIEDGALAISPILTEDKYQEGILMQSLDLSSTCTGIIGTTECSRQASGAQILPPVITGKMTTKNKFSFKFGKIEIRAKLPSGNWLIPELNLEPRDKVYGIPRYESGLIRVAFAKGNPIFAKKLYGGPILSDSEPYRSYLMREKIGIESWNKDYHIYTLVWKPDGIDLYVDGEQYGTIDAGEGFFASAKANAVPHAAAWLKGSVMAPLDQMFYVSLGLRVGGVHDFADAPEKPWKNRASKAMYNFWTSKDTWYQSWYETQMKVDYVRIYAL; via the exons atgaTGGATTCAGCCTATTTGCATTTCACGGAAAACTCAACGAAGAAATGGAAGGGCTAGAAGCTGGACAATGGTCAAGAGATATATTAAAACCCAAAAATGGAAAGTGGATATTCAGAGATAGAAGCGCGAAGTTAAATATTGGAGATAAGATTTACTTCTGGACTTATGTTATCAAGGATGGTCTGGGATACAGACAAGATAATGGGGAATGGACCGTTACAG GGTACGTCACAGAAGACGGCACACCGGTCGATCCAAACACAGTACCATTGCCAACACCTGGCCCAACAGTTATCCCAGCGTCTGGGACCACACCTCCCGCACCTCCCCCTCCCACGCAACCACCTTCTTGCAAACGGTCTGCTAGTGCTGTCCATGGTCGTATGGGTGTCTGTACTGGCCAGTTGCTCTTCAGCGAAGAGTTTGATAAGCCCAGTGTTAAGGATCTTGGTAATTGGGAAGTCGAGGTCAAATTTCCGGAGGGACCC GATTACCCATTCAACTTATACTTGCCAGACAGTTTGAAAATTGAAGATGGCGCTTTAGCAATTTCCCCCATCCTTACCGAAGACAAATACCAGGAAGGCATTCTAATGCAGTCCTTAGACTTATCTAGcac GTGCACAGGTATAATTGGAACAACAGAGTGCAGTCGACAAGCTTCCGGGGCGCAAATCCTGCCACCTGTAATAACAGGCAAAATGACTACTAAAAACAAGTTCAGTTTCAAATTCGGCAAAATTGAAATACGTGCCAAATTGCCCAGTGGCAACTGGTTGATACCAG aattgAATTTAGAACCTCGCGACAAGGTCTACGGTATTCCTCGATATGAGTCTGGGCTTATAAGAGTCGCTTTCGCCAAAGGTAACCCAATATTTGCCAAGAAACTGTACGGAGGACCAATCCTCTCTGACTCTGAGCCATACCGATCCTATTTAATGCGAGAGAAGATTGGCATCGAAAGCTGGAATAAGGATTATCACATTTATACTTTAGTTTGGAAACCAG ATGGCATTGATCTATACGTAGACGGTGAACAGTATGGTACAATTGATGCAGGAGAAGGGTTCTTTGCTAGCGCCAAAGCAAACGCGGTTCCTCATGCAGCTGCGTGGCTGAAGGGTTCTGTTATGGCTCCTCTTGATCAGATG TTCTACGTGAGCCTTGGCCTTCGCGTGGGAGGCGTTCACGACTTTGCAGACGCACCAGAAAAACCTTGGAAGAACCGAGCCAGCAAAGCGATGTACAACTTCTGGACCTCGAAGGATACCTGGTACCAATCGTGGTACGAAACACAGATGAAAGTGGATTATGTCAGAATATACGCTCTGtga
- the LOC119840636 gene encoding beta-1,3-glucan-binding protein-like, translating to MKVYFLLVYLSFNCVLCYEVPRAQFEAIYPKGLKVSIPDDGFTLVAFHGKLNEEMDGLEAGTWSADLSKPENGKWVFRDNYVELKIGDKIYFWTYAIKGGLGYRQDDGEWTVDGYVDENGNPIRMNEPSTEAPFTDPPTDPPTVPTDPPTEPPTTTTTTTTALPPSTTELNTDPYKYPCKISLSKVTTPGFVCQGQLLFEDTFDGDLDKGRIWTPEIKMPGAPDYPFNVYLYDTNVRTDSGKLVIEPMTLESKYGDGFIWGSLDLTLKCTGKIGSRECYREAFGPEILPPIITGKINSKKRFGFKYGKVEVVAKVPLGDWLIPEIQLEPLYNDYGRRQYASGLLRIAMVKGNVEFAKKLTGGPIMSDEDPFRSMFLKEKVGYDNWNKEYHNYTLVWKPDSIELYVNGDKYGEVDAGEGFYQEAAKHHVEAATRWLQGSAMAPFDEMFYISLGLRVGGIHDFADSPNKPWRNRSTRAMLQFWQSRDQWFPTWFADTSALRVDSVRVYAL from the exons atgaaagtttattttttattagtgtaTCTGAGTTTTAATTGCGTGTTATGCTATGAAGTGCCTCGAGCTCAATTTGAAGCAATCTACCCGAAGGGATTAAAAGTTTCTATACCCG ATGATGGCTTCACCCTTGTTGCCTTCCATGGCAAACTCAACGAAGAAATGGATGGTTTAGAAGCTGGTACGTGGTCTGCGGATCTTAGCAAACCTGAAAACGGAAAATGGGTGTTTAGAGACAATTATGTCGAGTTAAAGATTGGAGACAAAATCTATTTCTGGACGTATGCTATCAAGGGGGGCTTGGGTTACAGACAGGATGATGGTGAATGGACTGTGGATG GATACGTTGACGAAAATGGCAACCCAATCAGAATGAACGAACCATCAACTGAAGCTCCCTTCACAGATCCTCCCACCGACCCTCCTACTGTCCCTACCGACCCTCCTACTGAACCTCCGACCACCACCACCACTACAACGACTGCACTGCCACCATCAACGACAGAACTTAACACAGACCCATATAAATATCCCTGTAAGATATCTTTGAGTAAAGTGACGACTCCCGGCTTCGTTTGTCAAGGACAGTTGCTGTTCGAAGACACATTTGATGGGGATCTGGATAAGGGAAGAATCTGGACTCCAGAAATCAAAATGCCTGGAGCACCT GATTACCCATTCAATGTTTACTTATACGATACAAACGTACGCACGGACAGCGGTAAATTAGTTATAGAACCAATGACCTTGGAATCGAAGTACGGAGATGGATTCATCTGGGGATCTCTGGATCTTACTCTAaa GTGTACAGGCAAAATTGGATCCAGGGAGTGCTATCGGGAAGCATTTGGTCCGGAGATCCTCCCACCGATCATAACCGGTAAAATTAACAGTAAAAAACGATTCGGCTTCAAGTATGGGAAAGTGGAAGTCGTAGCTAAGGTTCCTCTTGGAGATTGGCTGATACCgg AGATCCAACTGGAGCCACTATATAACGACTACGGAAGGCGGCAGTACGCTTCTGGTCTTTTGAGAATAGCAATGGTTAAAGGAAACGTTGAGTTCGCTAAGAAACTGACTGGAGGCCCTATTATGTCGGACGAAGACCCGTTTAG gagTATGTTTTTAAAGGAAAAGGTCGGATACGATAATTGGAACAAGGAATATCACAACTACACCTTAGTTTGGAAACCAG ATTCAATCGAGCTATATGTGAATGGTGATAAGTATGGAGAGGTAGACGCGGGTGAGGGTTTCTACCAAGAAGCAGCTAAGCATCATGTTGAAGCTGCAACGCGCTGGCTGCAGGGATCAGCTATGGCACCTTTCGACGAAATG TTTTACATATCCCTTGGTCTACGAGTGGGCGGTATCCACGATTTCGCAGATAGCCCAAACAAACCCTGGCGGAACCGGTCCACCAGAGCAATGCTCCAGTTTTGGCAGTCCAGAGACCAATGGTTCCCAACATGGTTCGCAGACACGAGCGCCTTAAGAGTAGATTCTGTTAGGGTATACGCTTTATAA
- the LOC119828189 gene encoding beta-1,3-glucan-binding protein-like, producing MAVVNPLCLFFVLSLTLADEPFEFNITVQAFSPKGLKISVPGDPRIMFVQYEAVFYDKNSDYDGYTRDIVFYETDGKWVMDKPNLIVNVNDSIICSYFVGKYMNIVFDDNVTNDSYVTNFLAKGYKNMVNVRIHELEEQKADNKNKCFVISKVPVKDVCSDDVIFEDNFDSFQEDLWIMDQYIPSDHPEHPFISYQKLEGANSTVFVENGSLYIRPKFQHSLPGFDESSLYRGTLDLSRKYVLKIPD from the exons ATGGCAGTCGTTAATCCactatgtttgttttttgtgctGTCATTAACTCTCGCAGACGAACCGTTTGAGTTTAATATTACTGTACAAGCTTTTTCACCTAAGGGATTAAAAATTTCTGTACCAG gtGATCCAAGAATAATGTTTGTCCAGTACGAAGCTGTGTTTTACGACAAAAATTCAGACTACGACGGGTACACCAGGGACATTGTGTTCTATGAGACAGATGGGAAGTGGGTGATGGATAAACCCAACCTCATCGTGAATGTGAATGACTCGATAATTTGTTCATACTTTGTGGGTAAATATATGAACATTGTCTTCGATGATAATGTTACTAACGATTCATATGTAACAAACTTTCTGGCCaaaggttataaaaatatggttaATGTACGGATCCATG AATTGGAAGAACAAAAAGcggataataaaaataaatgtttcgtCATATCCAAAGTCCCTGTCAAAGATGTATGTTCTGATGATGTAATTTTCGAGGATAATTTTGACTCATTTCAAGAAGATTTATGGATTATGGATCAGTATATTCCCAGCGATCATCCG GAACATCCATTTATATCGTATCAAAAGCTGGAAGGTGCGAACTCAACAGTTTTTGTGGAGAATGGTTCACTCTATATTCGGCCAAAATTCCAGCACAGCTTACCTGGGTTTGACGAAAGTAGTCTGTATAGGGGGACTTTGGACCTGTCCCGTAAGTATGTACTTAAAATACCAGATTAA